One window of the Branchiostoma lanceolatum isolate klBraLanc5 chromosome 3, klBraLanc5.hap2, whole genome shotgun sequence genome contains the following:
- the LOC136431504 gene encoding sideroflexin-2-like translates to MAASSEIPKIDLDQPRWDQSTFLGRLKHFANLTDMRTVLSSDAKLNEAKDLVTKYRLGAAPPGTTEEQLWYAKKLYDSAFHPDSGELQNMIGRMSFQVPGGMLITGFMMQFYRTIPAVVFWQWINQSFNALVNYTNRNAASAITTKQIGTAYVSATTVAVAVSVGLNSLTSKAPQLMRRWVPFAAVAAGNFANIPLMRQRELMNGIVVTDGNGNELGKSKKAATKGIFQVFVSRVSMAAPGMLFCPIIMQRLERYTWMQRIQFLHGPIQVMLVGCFLVFMVPTACALFPQRASLSVEKLEPDLRASIQERYGDKIKTVYFNKGL, encoded by the exons ATGGCTGCGAGTTCAGAGATCCCCAAAATTGACTTGGACCAGCCCAGATGGGACCAGTCCACCTTCCTGGGCAGGCTGAAGCACTTTGCCAACCTCACAGACATGAGGACTGTGTTGAGCAGTGATGCCAAGTTAAACGAAGCCAAAGATCTGGTCACAAAATATAG ACTAGGTGCTGCACCACCTGGCACAACAGAGGAGCAGCTGTGGTATGCCAAGAAGCTGTACGACTCCGCCTTCCACCCGGACTCGGGCGAGCTGCAGAACATGATTGGTCGGATGTCCTTCCAGGTGCCAGGTGGCATGCTGATCACGGGATTCATGATGCAATTCTACAG gaCAATACCAGCAGTAGTATTCTGGCAGTGGATTAACCAGTCCTTCAATGCTCTGGTCAACTATACCAACAGGAATGCAGCATCAGCAATAACAACCAA ACAGATCGGTACAGCGTATGTTTCAGCAACCACAGTGGCTGTAGCAGTGTCGGTGGGCCTGAACTCTCTCACATCG AAAGCCCCACAGTTGATGCGGCGTTGGGTGCCTTTTGCTGCAGTTGCTGCAGGAAACTTCGCCAATATACCCCTCATGAGACAAAG GGAACTCATGAATGGCATTGTAGTAACTGATGGCAATGGAAATGAACTGGGAAAGTCCAAG AAAGCAGCAACAAAGGGAATTTTCCAAGTGTTTGTGTCCAGAGTGTCCATGGCTGCACCTGGCATGT TGTTCTGTCCTATCATTATGCAAAGGTTGGAGAGGTACACGTGGATGCAG AGAATACAATTCCTCCATGGCCCTATACAAGTCATGCTGGTTGGATGCTT CCTTGTGTTCATGGTGCCTACTGCCTGTGCCTTATTCCCACAAAGAGC TTCCTTGTCTGTAGAGAAACTGGAGCCTGACCTAAGAGCGTCCATCCAGGAGAGATACGGAGACAAGATCAAGACTGTGTACTTCAACAAGGGGCTGTGA
- the LOC136429368 gene encoding uncharacterized protein, whose translation MSMQYSTLRFVAVCVIVLLTDVVGEANGGRIPKRTASIDSLLQSLDNKQVQFEGLMDRLEEQLNIGINRTDDNSPEDHAMRPRSSRHDIRDLLNSLAEKQNQFEDLLWRLELLLDSDEIQDMSQNMTSSYLNGTSGLMPANLTEAEVRSTGEHDPVTKTMVTMVIFISLIVYAMVIKGILFCKELQKH comes from the exons ATGTCAATGCAATATTCCACCTTGCGGTTCGTTGCCGTTTGTGTTATCGTCTTATTGACGGACGTTGTGGGAGAAGCAAACGGTGGTCGAATCCCAAAAAGGACTGCGAGCATCGATAGCCTTCTACAATCCCTGGATAACAAACAAGTGCAGTTTGAAGGACTGATGGACCGATTAGAAGAGCAGCTAAACATCGGTATCAACAGAACAGATGACAACAGTCCAG AAGACCACGCTATGCGGCCCCGTTCTTCCAGGCACGACATCCGGGACCTCCTGAACAGCCTGGCGGAGAAGCAGAACCAGTTCGAAGATCTTCTGTGGAGACTTGAGCTCCTACTAG ATTCTGACGAGATTCAAGACATGTCTCaaaatatgacgtcatcatatCTGAACGGCACTTCTGGTCTCATGCCTGCGAATTTAACGGAAGCGGAAGTGAGGTCAACCGGAGAGCACGACCCCGTGACAAAGAcaatggttaccatggtgatctTCATCAGTCTAATCGTGTACGCTATGGTTATCAAAGGTATCCTATTCTGTAAAGAACTACAGAAACATTAA
- the LOC136429579 gene encoding alpha-N-acetylgalactosamine-specific lectin-like, whose amino-acid sequence MWQGIYYKAFNTEKTFSEAAAACREDGGTLAMPRGFLTNAFLIFLYKSVNYGSHFWFGLHDQRKEGSFEWVDGSALGTYNYWGPKQPNNYGGYQDCVHYRYHTNMFEKDKWNDASCHKSYPFLCQAVPGRP is encoded by the exons ATGTGGCAAGGAATCTACTACAAAGCCTTCAACACAGAGAAGACCTTCAGCGAAGCGGCCGCAGCCTGTCgtgaagacggcggcaccctcgccatgccccgaggcTTCTTGACCAACGCTTTCCTGATCTTCTTGTACAAATCCGTGAACTACGGCTCGCacttctggttcggcctgcacgatcagcgCAAAGAGGGAAGCTTCGAGTGGGTGGATGGATCTGCACTTGGGACGTACAACTACTGGGGTCCAAAACAACCGAACAACTATGGTGGCTACCAAGATTGCGTTCATTACCGGTACCACACAAATATGTTCGAGAAAGACAAGTGGAACGACGCATCATGCCACAAGTCGTATCCCTTCCTATGCCAGGCTGTTCCAG GACGCCCATAG